The Flavobacterium sp. 140616W15 sequence TAATGGATGCTGTTTTAAATTATAAAAGAAAATATGGTTTAGCATTAAATTACAAAATTGATGCGGAACAAATTAGTCAGATGAATGAGCCTATCGAGGACCGCATAAGAACAATTATGCTAAATATGGAACGTTGCCGATGGATTCCTGCAGAATTAGAAAAAGGTAAAGAATATGTAATGGTAAATATTCCTTCTTACCATTTAGTTTATGTAAAAAACGGAGCTTACGAATTGGTTTCGGATGTTTTTGTTGGATCTAGACTTAACAAAACAGTAATTTTTAGCAGCAAAATGGACCGAATCGTATTTAGCCCCTATTGGACAGTTCCGCAGAGTATTGTCAAAAATGAGCTAAGGTCTTTAATAGCTTCTGATAAGAATTATTTAAAAGACCACAACATGGAGTGGTTCAACGGTACTATCAGGCAAAAGCCAGGGCCAAATAATTCTTTAGGATTAGTAAAATTCCTGTTTCCGAACCCAAATGACATCTACATGCATGATACTCCTGCCAAAAGTTTATTTCTTGCTCAAGACAGAGCTTTTAGTCATGGTTGTATAAATGTTCAAAAAGCAAAAGACCTTGCAGTTGCCATCCTGAAAGATTATCCAGACTGGCCTATTGATCGTATTGATAATGCTATGAGTGGAGAAAAAGAAACTGTTTGCATGCTAAAAAACAAAATACCTGTTTATATTGGATACTTTACGGCTTGGGTAAATGATGCAGGCGAAATCAGTTTTTACAAAGATGTATATGATAGAGATAGTAGTTTATCCTCACTATTGTTTCCTGACAAAACAGTTAAC is a genomic window containing:
- a CDS encoding murein L,D-transpeptidase is translated as MRKITLLSAILMLAFPLTSFNSNKKHILFNEYPPFFNIHKETNNSKTITGINNATIASFFKNYPKFSTYQSDVDQLYKSRNYKMIWYDNNELIEFAHLLYQKVNMLEKEGVKSTVPYRDQIDFIFNETEANKPSQSDTELLLTSLYVFYTNKVYEGLDAKQVQNLGWFLPKKSISYDKLLDSLLVDPKLLDKGKIGLFSQYYKLRDVLDKYRKIQKTNDWEPITMDPSIQILKPLDSSKTIGQIRHRLVVLGDLKQDSKRNVYDQELMDAVLNYKRKYGLALNYKIDAEQISQMNEPIEDRIRTIMLNMERCRWIPAELEKGKEYVMVNIPSYHLVYVKNGAYELVSDVFVGSRLNKTVIFSSKMDRIVFSPYWTVPQSIVKNELRSLIASDKNYLKDHNMEWFNGTIRQKPGPNNSLGLVKFLFPNPNDIYMHDTPAKSLFLAQDRAFSHGCINVQKAKDLAVAILKDYPDWPIDRIDNAMSGEKETVCMLKNKIPVYIGYFTAWVNDAGEISFYKDVYDRDSSLSSLLFPDKTVN